A stretch of Cicer arietinum cultivar CDC Frontier isolate Library 1 chromosome 5, Cicar.CDCFrontier_v2.0, whole genome shotgun sequence DNA encodes these proteins:
- the LOC101491790 gene encoding ABC transporter C family member 3-like isoform X4, with protein MTKHDPLEESLLKGEASVSKSNGSYSKETKGNDILTSYSNAGFFSILTFSWMSPLITLGSKKTLDHEHLPLLSTNDTAYGTFSTFRNKLESECGNVRSVTTIKLAKVLFFSTRQGILLSGLFALLFTCASYVGPYLIDNLVQYLNEENKVKKDGYILAIAFIAAKLVECLFMRHWMFKFQQVGVRMQSMLVSMIYAKGLTLSRQSKEGHSSGEIINLLTVDAARIGEFCWYMHDPWMAVLQVSLALFILHRSVGVASIAAFAATVVVMLLNLPVASLQEKFQGKLMEFKDKRMKATSEILMNMRILKLQAWEMKFLSKIIQLRKTEEMWLKKFLVGTAIVRFLFFNAPTFVAVVTFGACVLLGIPLESGKILSALATFRILQMPIYNLPDTISMIAQTKVSLDRVVAFLRLNDLQTDVVEKLPRGSSDIAVEIVDGRFSWDVSCVNNTTLKNINLRVFHGMRVAVCGTVGSGKSSLLSCIIGEIPKISGTLKVCGTKAYVSQSPWIQSGKIEENVLFGREMDREKYERVIEACSLKKDLEVLPFGDQTIIGEKGINLSGGQKQRVQIARALYQDADIYLLDDPFSAVDAHTGSHLFKECLLGLLKTKTVIYITHQVEFLPDADLILVMKEGRITQSGKYNDILKSGTDFMELVGAHRAALSSVKSLERRISFKTSSITGEDTGSLSDFELEQEVENIDDQNGQLDETVKPKGQLVQEEEREKGRVGFNVFWKYITTAYGGALMPFIFISQILTVVLQIASNFWMALATPVSATTEPDIGSLTLMVVYVSLAIGSSFATLARAFLAIIAGYKTATMLFKQMHLSFIRAPMSFFDSTPSGRILNRASTDQSAIDMTIPNIAWGFTYNVVQLLGNIAVMSQAAWQVFIVLIPVMAACIWYQRYYSASARELARLTGICQAPVIQHFSETISGATTIRSFEQQSRFNEINMKLIDKYSQPKLYSASAMEWLSFRLDILSSTIFAFCLVFLISFPSSIADPSIAGLAVTYGINLNSVQFNLIWFLCNLENKIISVERILQYTSIPSEAPLVIEDNRPDHSWPSFGEVHIQDLQVQYAPHLPLVLRGLTCTFIPGAKTGIVGRTGSEKTTLVQALFRLVEPVAGQILIDNINISSIGIHDLRSRLSIIPQDPTMFEGTVRSNLDPLEEYTDEQIWEALDMCQLGDEVRKKEGKLDSTVTDNGENWSMGQRQLVCLGRVLLKKSKILVLDEATASVDTATDNLIQLTVKQHFSDCTVITIAHRITSILDSDMVLFLSEGLIEEYDSPKKLLKDKSSSLAQLVAEYTRRSNTGFGS; from the exons ATGACTAAGCATGACCCTCTAGAAGAGTCCCTTTTGAAGGGTGAAGCTAGTGTAAGCAAAAGCAACGGTTCGTATTCCAAAGAGACAAAAGGAAATGATATTTTAACCAGTTATTCAAATGCTGGATTTTTCAGCATTCTTACTTTCTCATGGATGAGTCCACTGATAACTCTAGGCAGTAAAAAGACATTAGACCATGAACACCTACCACTTCTATCTACCAATGACACTGCCTATGGTACTTTCTCAACTTTTAGAAACAAGCTCGAGTCGGAGTGTGGTAATGTTAGGAGTGTGACGACTATTAAGCTTGCCAAGGTTTTGTTCTTTTCAACACGGCAAGGGATTCTTCTATCTGGCTTATTTGCATTATTGTTCACATGTGCTTCTTATGTAGGACCTTATCTTATTGACAATCTTGTTCAATATCTCAATGAAGAAAACAAGGTTAAAAAGGATGGATATATTTTGGCTATTGCATTTATTGCTGCAAAGCTTGTTGAGTGCCTTTTCATGAGGCATTGGATGTTTAAGTTCCAACAAGTTGGGGTCAGGATGCAATCAATGTTGGTGTCAATGATCTATGCGAAAGGTTTGACACTTTCGCGTCAATCGAAGGAAGGACACAGCAGCGGTGAAATCATAAACTTATTGACTGTTGATGCTGCAAGGATAGGCGAATTTTGTTGGTACATGCATGATCCATGGATGGCTGTTTTGCAAGTTTCATTGGCTTTGTTTATTCTTCATAGAAGTGTAGGCGTTGCTTCGATAGCCGCTTTTGCTGCAACTGTAGTTGTGATGTTGCTAAACCTTCCTGTGGCATCATTGCAAGAGAAGTTCCAAGGCAAGTTAATGGAGTTCAAAGATAAAAGAATGAAGGCGACGTCCGAGATTCTAATGAACATGAGGATTCTTAAACTTCAAGCATGGGAGATGAAGTTCTTATCGAAGATTATTCAGCTTCGAAAGACAGAGGAAATGTGGCTAAAGAAATTTCTTGTTGGTACAGCAATTGTTAGATTTCTCTTCTTTAATGCACCAACATTCGTGGCTGTTGTTACTTTCGGTGCTTGTGTTCTTCTAGGCATTCCACTTGAATCAGGAAAGATCTTATCAGCACTTGCAACATTCAGAATTCTTCAAATGCCTATATACAATCTTCCCGACACAATTTCAATGATTGCACAAACAAAGGTGTCTCTGGATAGGGTTGTCGCGTTTCTTCGTTTGAATGACTTGCAAACTGATGTAGTTGAGAAGCTTCCACGAGGTAGTTCTGATATAGCAGTTGAAATAGTAGATGGAAGATTCTCTTGGGATGTATCTTGTGTCAATAACACAACATTGAAAAACATAAATCTTAGAGTTTTTCATGGCATGAGGGTTGCTGTTTGTGGTACTGTTGGATCGGGAAAGTCAAGTTTACTTTCTTGTATAATAGGGGAAATACCAAAGATATCCGGCACCTTAAAGGTGTGTGGAACAAAGGCTTATGTTTCTCAGTCTCCATGGATACAGAGTGGCAAGATAGAAGAGAATGTACTATTTGGTAGAGAGATGGATAGGGAAAAATATGAGAGGGTGATAGAAGCATGTTCATTGAAGAAAGACTTAGAGGTTCTACCATTTGGTGATCAGACCATTATTGGAGAGAAGGGAATCAATTTGAGTGGTGGACAGAAGCAAAGAGTACAAATTGCCCGTGCGCTTTACCAAGATGCTGATATATATCTGCTCGACGATCCGTTTAGTGCTGTTGATGCTCATACAGGATCTCATCTCTTTAAG GAGTGTTTGCTTGGCCTTTTGAAAACTAAAACTGTGATATACATAACACATCAAGTAGAGTTTTTACCAGATGCTGATCTGATACTG GTCATGAAAGAAGGAAGGATAACTCAATCAGGAAAATACAATGACATTCTTAAGTCAGGAACCGATTTTATGGAACTTGTAGGCGCACATAGAGCCGCGTTGTCTTCGGTTAAGTCCTTAGAAAGAAGGATTTCATTTAAAACATCGAGTATTACTGGGGAAGACACAGGTTCATTAAGTGATTTTGAACTTGAGCAAGAAGTGGAAAACATAGACGATCAAAATGGACAGTTAGACGAAACAGTTAAGCCAAAAGGCCAACTTGTTCAAGAAGAAGAACGCGAAAAGGGAAGAGTCGGGTTTAATGTCTTCTGGAAATACATCACAACAGCTTATGGAGGAGCTCTTATGCCTTTCATATTTATTTCACAGATACTCACTGTGGTTTTACAAATTGCAAGCAATTTTTGGATGGCTTTGGCAACTCCTGTTTCAGCGACTACGGAGCCTGATATCGGAAGCCTTACTCTTATGGTTGTCTATGTTTCTTTGGCAATTGGAAGTTCCTTTGCCACCCTTGCCAGAGCATTTCTTGCTATCATAGCTGGATACAAGACTGCCACCATGCTCTTCAAGCAAATGCATTTGAGCTTTATTCGAGCACCAATGTCATTTTTTGATTCCACCCCAAGCGGACGAATTCTTAATAGA GCTTCAACAGACCAAAGTGCAATAGATATGACCATTCCAAATATTGCATGGGGATTTACATACAATGTGGTTCAGCTCTTAGGAAATATTGCTGTGATGTCTCAAGCTGCATGGCAGGTGTTCATAGTGTTGATTCCTGTCATGGCAGCTTGCATATGGTACCAG CGATATTACTCAGCATCAGCGCGGGAATTGGCGCGATTAACTGGTATATGTCAAGCTCCAGTAATACAACATTTTTCTGAAACAATTTCTGGAGCAACAACTATAAGAAGTTTTGAGCAACAATCAAGgtttaatgaaattaatatgAAATTGATTGACAAATATTCCCAACCTAAATTATACAGCGCTAGTGCAATGGAATGGCTGAGTTTCAGATTGGATATTTTATCCTCTACCATATTTGCCTTCTGTTTGGTTTTCTTGATATCTTTTCCAAGTTCAATAGCGGATCCTA GCATTGCGGGATTGGCTGTTACATATGGGATTAATCTAAATTCTgtacaatttaatttaatctgGTTTCTTTGCAATTTGGAGAACAAAATTATATCTGTAGAAAGAATACTTCAGTACACCTCTATCCCAAGTGAAGCACCTCTTGTAATAGAAGACAACCGACCAGATCATTCTTGGCCATCATTCGGAGAGGTTCATATCCAAGATTTACAA GTTCAATATGCTCCTCACTTGCCTCTTGTCTTACGCGGACTTACATGCACTTTTATTCCTGGAGCAAAAACTGGCATTGTGGGAAGAACGGGAAGTGAAAAAACAACTCTAGTTCAAGCACTTTTCAGACTTGTTGAACCTGTTGCAGGACAAATATTGATAGATAACATCAACATCTCGTCGATTGGAATCCATGACTTACGGTCGAGACTTAGCATAATTCCTCAGGATCCAACAATGTTTGAAGGGACTGTGAGAAGCAACCTCGACCCGCTGGAAGAGTACACAGATGAACAGATTTGGGAG GCTCTAGATATGTGTCAACTAGGAGATGAAGTGAGGAAGAAAGAAGGAAAGCTTGACTCTACTG TTACTGACAATGGAGAAAATTGGAGCATGGGACAAAGACAGTTGGTCTGCCTCGGCCGTGTTCTACTTAAGAAAAGCAAGATCTTGGTGCTCGACGAAGCTACTGCATCAGTCGATACCGCTACAGATAATCTTATTCAGCTGACAGTAAAACAACATTTCTCTGATTGCACAGTCATTACAATTGCTCATAGAATAACTTCGATTCTTGATAGCGACATGGTTCTGTTTCTCAGTGAAG GGCTTATTGAAGAATATGATTCACCAAAGAAGCTGCTTAAGGACAAATCTTCATCTCTTGCTCAACTAGTTGCAGAATATACAAGGAGGTCAAACACTGGTTTTGGAAGTTGA
- the LOC101491790 gene encoding ABC transporter C family member 3-like isoform X2 produces the protein MYFLIFFSQSPINLSYSLNHSLTNFILTTDYSQQVNSIGFFFKIRSIHYCLRVYQTHKIVSEIGSSITGFFLCYVNCSVTNMTKHDPLEESLLKGEASVSKSNGSYSKETKGNDILTSYSNAGFFSILTFSWMSPLITLGSKKTLDHEHLPLLSTNDTAYGTFSTFRNKLESECGNVRSVTTIKLAKVLFFSTRQGILLSGLFALLFTCASYVGPYLIDNLVQYLNEENKVKKDGYILAIAFIAAKLVECLFMRHWMFKFQQVGVRMQSMLVSMIYAKGLTLSRQSKEGHSSGEIINLLTVDAARIGEFCWYMHDPWMAVLQVSLALFILHRSVGVASIAAFAATVVVMLLNLPVASLQEKFQGKLMEFKDKRMKATSEILMNMRILKLQAWEMKFLSKIIQLRKTEEMWLKKFLVGTAIVRFLFFNAPTFVAVVTFGACVLLGIPLESGKILSALATFRILQMPIYNLPDTISMIAQTKVSLDRVVAFLRLNDLQTDVVEKLPRGSSDIAVEIVDGRFSWDVSCVNNTTLKNINLRVFHGMRVAVCGTVGSGKSSLLSCIIGEIPKISGTLKVCGTKAYVSQSPWIQSGKIEENVLFGREMDREKYERVIEACSLKKDLEVLPFGDQTIIGEKGINLSGGQKQRVQIARALYQDADIYLLDDPFSAVDAHTGSHLFKECLLGLLKTKTVIYITHQVEFLPDADLILVMKEGRITQSGKYNDILKSGTDFMELVGAHRAALSSVKSLERRISFKTSSITGEDTGSLSDFELEQEVENIDDQNGQLDETVKPKGQLVQEEEREKGRVGFNVFWKYITTAYGGALMPFIFISQILTVVLQIASNFWMALATPVSATTEPDIGSLTLMVVYVSLAIGSSFATLARAFLAIIAGYKTATMLFKQMHLSFIRAPMSFFDSTPSGRILNRASTDQSAIDMTIPNIAWGFTYNVVQLLGNIAVMSQAAWQVFIVLIPVMAACIWYQRYYSASARELARLTGICQAPVIQHFSETISGATTIRSFEQQSRFNEINMKLIDKYSQPKLYSASAMEWLSFRLDILSSTIFAFCLVFLISFPSSIADPSIAGLAVTYGINLNSVQFNLIWFLCNLENKIISVERILQYTSIPSEAPLVIEDNRPDHSWPSFGEVQYAPHLPLVLRGLTCTFIPGAKTGIVGRTGSEKTTLVQALFRLVEPVAGQILIDNINISSIGIHDLRSRLSIIPQDPTMFEGTVRSNLDPLEEYTDEQIWEALDMCQLGDEVRKKEGKLDSTVTDNGENWSMGQRQLVCLGRVLLKKSKILVLDEATASVDTATDNLIQLTVKQHFSDCTVITIAHRITSILDSDMVLFLSEGLIEEYDSPKKLLKDKSSSLAQLVAEYTRRSNTGFGS, from the exons ATGTATTTCTTAATCTTCTTTTCCCAAAGTCCCATTAATTTATCTTACTCCCTCAATCACTCACTAACTAACTTTATTTTGACCACAGATTATAGTCAACAAGTTAACTCAATTGGTTTCTTTTTTAAG ATACGAAGTATTCACTATTGTTTAAGGGTGTATCAGACACACAAG ATTGTTTCTGAGATAGGTTCCTCTATTACAGGTTTCTTTCTTTGTTATGTGAATTGTTCTGTCACTAATATGACTAAGCATGACCCTCTAGAAGAGTCCCTTTTGAAGGGTGAAGCTAGTGTAAGCAAAAGCAACGGTTCGTATTCCAAAGAGACAAAAGGAAATGATATTTTAACCAGTTATTCAAATGCTGGATTTTTCAGCATTCTTACTTTCTCATGGATGAGTCCACTGATAACTCTAGGCAGTAAAAAGACATTAGACCATGAACACCTACCACTTCTATCTACCAATGACACTGCCTATGGTACTTTCTCAACTTTTAGAAACAAGCTCGAGTCGGAGTGTGGTAATGTTAGGAGTGTGACGACTATTAAGCTTGCCAAGGTTTTGTTCTTTTCAACACGGCAAGGGATTCTTCTATCTGGCTTATTTGCATTATTGTTCACATGTGCTTCTTATGTAGGACCTTATCTTATTGACAATCTTGTTCAATATCTCAATGAAGAAAACAAGGTTAAAAAGGATGGATATATTTTGGCTATTGCATTTATTGCTGCAAAGCTTGTTGAGTGCCTTTTCATGAGGCATTGGATGTTTAAGTTCCAACAAGTTGGGGTCAGGATGCAATCAATGTTGGTGTCAATGATCTATGCGAAAGGTTTGACACTTTCGCGTCAATCGAAGGAAGGACACAGCAGCGGTGAAATCATAAACTTATTGACTGTTGATGCTGCAAGGATAGGCGAATTTTGTTGGTACATGCATGATCCATGGATGGCTGTTTTGCAAGTTTCATTGGCTTTGTTTATTCTTCATAGAAGTGTAGGCGTTGCTTCGATAGCCGCTTTTGCTGCAACTGTAGTTGTGATGTTGCTAAACCTTCCTGTGGCATCATTGCAAGAGAAGTTCCAAGGCAAGTTAATGGAGTTCAAAGATAAAAGAATGAAGGCGACGTCCGAGATTCTAATGAACATGAGGATTCTTAAACTTCAAGCATGGGAGATGAAGTTCTTATCGAAGATTATTCAGCTTCGAAAGACAGAGGAAATGTGGCTAAAGAAATTTCTTGTTGGTACAGCAATTGTTAGATTTCTCTTCTTTAATGCACCAACATTCGTGGCTGTTGTTACTTTCGGTGCTTGTGTTCTTCTAGGCATTCCACTTGAATCAGGAAAGATCTTATCAGCACTTGCAACATTCAGAATTCTTCAAATGCCTATATACAATCTTCCCGACACAATTTCAATGATTGCACAAACAAAGGTGTCTCTGGATAGGGTTGTCGCGTTTCTTCGTTTGAATGACTTGCAAACTGATGTAGTTGAGAAGCTTCCACGAGGTAGTTCTGATATAGCAGTTGAAATAGTAGATGGAAGATTCTCTTGGGATGTATCTTGTGTCAATAACACAACATTGAAAAACATAAATCTTAGAGTTTTTCATGGCATGAGGGTTGCTGTTTGTGGTACTGTTGGATCGGGAAAGTCAAGTTTACTTTCTTGTATAATAGGGGAAATACCAAAGATATCCGGCACCTTAAAGGTGTGTGGAACAAAGGCTTATGTTTCTCAGTCTCCATGGATACAGAGTGGCAAGATAGAAGAGAATGTACTATTTGGTAGAGAGATGGATAGGGAAAAATATGAGAGGGTGATAGAAGCATGTTCATTGAAGAAAGACTTAGAGGTTCTACCATTTGGTGATCAGACCATTATTGGAGAGAAGGGAATCAATTTGAGTGGTGGACAGAAGCAAAGAGTACAAATTGCCCGTGCGCTTTACCAAGATGCTGATATATATCTGCTCGACGATCCGTTTAGTGCTGTTGATGCTCATACAGGATCTCATCTCTTTAAG GAGTGTTTGCTTGGCCTTTTGAAAACTAAAACTGTGATATACATAACACATCAAGTAGAGTTTTTACCAGATGCTGATCTGATACTG GTCATGAAAGAAGGAAGGATAACTCAATCAGGAAAATACAATGACATTCTTAAGTCAGGAACCGATTTTATGGAACTTGTAGGCGCACATAGAGCCGCGTTGTCTTCGGTTAAGTCCTTAGAAAGAAGGATTTCATTTAAAACATCGAGTATTACTGGGGAAGACACAGGTTCATTAAGTGATTTTGAACTTGAGCAAGAAGTGGAAAACATAGACGATCAAAATGGACAGTTAGACGAAACAGTTAAGCCAAAAGGCCAACTTGTTCAAGAAGAAGAACGCGAAAAGGGAAGAGTCGGGTTTAATGTCTTCTGGAAATACATCACAACAGCTTATGGAGGAGCTCTTATGCCTTTCATATTTATTTCACAGATACTCACTGTGGTTTTACAAATTGCAAGCAATTTTTGGATGGCTTTGGCAACTCCTGTTTCAGCGACTACGGAGCCTGATATCGGAAGCCTTACTCTTATGGTTGTCTATGTTTCTTTGGCAATTGGAAGTTCCTTTGCCACCCTTGCCAGAGCATTTCTTGCTATCATAGCTGGATACAAGACTGCCACCATGCTCTTCAAGCAAATGCATTTGAGCTTTATTCGAGCACCAATGTCATTTTTTGATTCCACCCCAAGCGGACGAATTCTTAATAGA GCTTCAACAGACCAAAGTGCAATAGATATGACCATTCCAAATATTGCATGGGGATTTACATACAATGTGGTTCAGCTCTTAGGAAATATTGCTGTGATGTCTCAAGCTGCATGGCAGGTGTTCATAGTGTTGATTCCTGTCATGGCAGCTTGCATATGGTACCAG CGATATTACTCAGCATCAGCGCGGGAATTGGCGCGATTAACTGGTATATGTCAAGCTCCAGTAATACAACATTTTTCTGAAACAATTTCTGGAGCAACAACTATAAGAAGTTTTGAGCAACAATCAAGgtttaatgaaattaatatgAAATTGATTGACAAATATTCCCAACCTAAATTATACAGCGCTAGTGCAATGGAATGGCTGAGTTTCAGATTGGATATTTTATCCTCTACCATATTTGCCTTCTGTTTGGTTTTCTTGATATCTTTTCCAAGTTCAATAGCGGATCCTA GCATTGCGGGATTGGCTGTTACATATGGGATTAATCTAAATTCTgtacaatttaatttaatctgGTTTCTTTGCAATTTGGAGAACAAAATTATATCTGTAGAAAGAATACTTCAGTACACCTCTATCCCAAGTGAAGCACCTCTTGTAATAGAAGACAACCGACCAGATCATTCTTGGCCATCATTCGGAGAG GTTCAATATGCTCCTCACTTGCCTCTTGTCTTACGCGGACTTACATGCACTTTTATTCCTGGAGCAAAAACTGGCATTGTGGGAAGAACGGGAAGTGAAAAAACAACTCTAGTTCAAGCACTTTTCAGACTTGTTGAACCTGTTGCAGGACAAATATTGATAGATAACATCAACATCTCGTCGATTGGAATCCATGACTTACGGTCGAGACTTAGCATAATTCCTCAGGATCCAACAATGTTTGAAGGGACTGTGAGAAGCAACCTCGACCCGCTGGAAGAGTACACAGATGAACAGATTTGGGAG GCTCTAGATATGTGTCAACTAGGAGATGAAGTGAGGAAGAAAGAAGGAAAGCTTGACTCTACTG TTACTGACAATGGAGAAAATTGGAGCATGGGACAAAGACAGTTGGTCTGCCTCGGCCGTGTTCTACTTAAGAAAAGCAAGATCTTGGTGCTCGACGAAGCTACTGCATCAGTCGATACCGCTACAGATAATCTTATTCAGCTGACAGTAAAACAACATTTCTCTGATTGCACAGTCATTACAATTGCTCATAGAATAACTTCGATTCTTGATAGCGACATGGTTCTGTTTCTCAGTGAAG GGCTTATTGAAGAATATGATTCACCAAAGAAGCTGCTTAAGGACAAATCTTCATCTCTTGCTCAACTAGTTGCAGAATATACAAGGAGGTCAAACACTGGTTTTGGAAGTTGA